The nucleotide sequence CCGGCCCGACGCCGTGCCCGTCGCCCGGGCCGCGCGCGGCTCCGACGCCGTCGTCGTCGCCGTCGACCTGCCCAGCGGCGTCGACGCGGACACCGGGGAGGTCACCGGGGAGGCGCTGCGGGCGGACGTCACGGTGACCTTCGGGACGTACAAGCCCGGGCTGCTCGTCGACCCCGCGCGCTCGTACGCGGGCGCGCTGCGGCTCGTCGACATCGGACTCGGCGACGAACTGCCGGGCGTGCCCGACCTGGAGGCGCTCCAGCACCAGGACGTGGCGCGGCTGCTGCCCGTGCCGGGCGCCGAGAGCGACAAGTACCGGCGCGGGGTCGTCGGCGTCGTCGCCGGCTCCGCCCGCTACCCGGGCGCCGCGGTGCTCGCCGTCGAGGGCGCGCTGCGGGGCGGCGCGGGGGCGGTGCGGTACGTCGGAGGCGCGGCCGACGCGGTGATCGCCGCGCACCCGGAGACCCTCGTCCACCCCGGGCCGCCGGACCGTGCCGGGCGGGTGCAGGCCTGGGTCGTCGGACCGGGGCTCGGCGACGAGCCGGGCGTCGCGGAGGTCCTCGCGTCGGACGTGCCGGTGCTGGTGGACGCGGACGGGCTGCGCGGCCTCGACCCCGCGCTCGTACGGGCCCGCAGCGCGCCGACCGTACTCACCCCGCACGCCGGGGAGGCGGCGGCGCTGCTCGACGCCACCCGCGAGGAGGTCGAGGCGGGACGACTCGCGGCGGTACGGGAACTGGCCGGGCGGTACGGGGCGACGGTCCTGCTCAAGGGCTCGACGACGCTGGTGTGCGGGGCGGGCGCGGCCGGGGCGGTGCGGGTGAACCCGACGGGGACGGGCTGGCTGGCGACGGCGGGCAGCGGCGACGTCCTGTCGGGCCTGGCCGGCTCGCTCCTGGCGGCGGGCCTCCGCCCGGTGGACGCGGCGTCGTGCGCGGCGTACCTGCACGGTCTTGCGGCCCGCCGGGCCTCGGAGGGCCGCGGCCCGGTGACGGCGGGGGAGGTGGCGGGGACGCTGGGGGAGGCGTGGCGGGACGTGCGGGCGGGGGAGTAGGGGCCGGGGCGGAGCCGGAGCCGGGGCCGGAGTCGGAGCCGGGGCCCGAGCCACCTCACGCCACCCCACCCCACGCCACCCCACCCCCCCATCCCCCCACTCGGCCGAACCCGCTCCCCCGGCCGCCTCTCTCGGCGCGCTCGCCGGGGCCGGTGGGGATTGGGTGGGTGGGTGATCAGATCGAGAAGTCGTGTCGTGTCGTTGTTCGTTCTGCCGGGGGTTCTCCTTGGGGTCCTGCTCGTGCCCGCCGTGGGGGGCCCGGCCGTGGCCGACGCTCCCGAGCCGGGGGACGTGCTCGTGCCCGGGGTCGTCGGGGGTGGGCGGGCCGAGTATCCGATGGATACGCCCGACCAGGTGCTGCCGCCCCTGCAGCCCGAGGGCGAGGTGCCCGTGCCCGTGCCCGAGGAGGACGTCGACGAGTTGGTCGAGTACATGCCCCGGAGCGCGGTCGCGGCCGCCTGCACCGCCAGCACCGGGACCCATCAGCGGCAGGTCGAGCGGCTGCTGAAGCTGCGGGTCGACGGGAAGCAGTCGGCCGCCGACTGCCGGGCCATCCGCGCCTTCCAGGTGAGGGAGAAGATCAAGCCCGCCAACGGCTACGCCGGGCCCGTCACCTGGGCCCGGGCCGAGCTGCTCGCCGCCCGGAAGGACCTCGACCCGAAGCGGCGCTGCCCGGTGAAGAAGTACGCCGTCGCCTGTGTCGACCTCGACCGGCAGTTGATGTGGGTGCGGAAGGGTTCGAAGGTGACCTTCCCCGTGGTGAACATCCGGAGCGGACGCCCCGGGTACGCCACCCGCACCGGATGGCACTCCATCTACTGGCGGCACAAGGACCACTGGTCCTCCATCTACAACACCCCCATGCCGTACTCCCAGTTCTTCAACGGCGGCCAGGCCTTCCACGCCGTCTACGGGCAGCTCGCCACGCCCACCGGAAGCCGTGGCTGCGTCAATCTCAGCTACGCCCACGCCCGGAAACTCTGGGACGTGCTGCGCAAGGGTGACCGGGTCTACATCTGGGGAAAGCGGCCCGGCAGCTGACACCTGAGAGACTGGGCGCGATGACTGAGACACCGCCGCCCCGCAGAGCCCGCGCCGAGATCGACCTCGGCGCGCTGCGTGCGAACGTCCGCACGCTGCGCGCCCGCGTCGCCCCCCACGTCCGGATC is from Streptomyces venezuelae ATCC 10712 and encodes:
- a CDS encoding L,D-transpeptidase family protein, producing the protein MSLFVLPGVLLGVLLVPAVGGPAVADAPEPGDVLVPGVVGGGRAEYPMDTPDQVLPPLQPEGEVPVPVPEEDVDELVEYMPRSAVAAACTASTGTHQRQVERLLKLRVDGKQSAADCRAIRAFQVREKIKPANGYAGPVTWARAELLAARKDLDPKRRCPVKKYAVACVDLDRQLMWVRKGSKVTFPVVNIRSGRPGYATRTGWHSIYWRHKDHWSSIYNTPMPYSQFFNGGQAFHAVYGQLATPTGSRGCVNLSYAHARKLWDVLRKGDRVYIWGKRPGS
- a CDS encoding bifunctional ADP-dependent NAD(P)H-hydrate dehydratase/NAD(P)H-hydrate epimerase yields the protein MRTAHRVETVRAAEAALMTRLPEGALMQRAAAGLAAACFSLLGKGRVYGARVVLLVGSGDNGGDALYAGARLARRGAGVTAVLLGDRAHEGGLAALRAAGGRVEADDPFAPLATADLVLDGITGIGGRGGLRPDAVPVARAARGSDAVVVAVDLPSGVDADTGEVTGEALRADVTVTFGTYKPGLLVDPARSYAGALRLVDIGLGDELPGVPDLEALQHQDVARLLPVPGAESDKYRRGVVGVVAGSARYPGAAVLAVEGALRGGAGAVRYVGGAADAVIAAHPETLVHPGPPDRAGRVQAWVVGPGLGDEPGVAEVLASDVPVLVDADGLRGLDPALVRARSAPTVLTPHAGEAAALLDATREEVEAGRLAAVRELAGRYGATVLLKGSTTLVCGAGAAGAVRVNPTGTGWLATAGSGDVLSGLAGSLLAAGLRPVDAASCAAYLHGLAARRASEGRGPVTAGEVAGTLGEAWRDVRAGE